A portion of the Carya illinoinensis cultivar Pawnee chromosome 11, C.illinoinensisPawnee_v1, whole genome shotgun sequence genome contains these proteins:
- the LOC122280998 gene encoding uncharacterized protein LOC122280998, with translation MRVRSVKFRGGRVPHGPAVIASSLEAEVLPPRTTLRDEPDSNESTQDVGGAGAQEALVLADIGQGQQENDRPSKKRGRGPAKGTLFDRLRKVGKIPLVIQEGHRGPSCENASIFTGRLTWIIKVHADMRHASWSLVPEDEKQELIDRVRADFVLDWSRDNHREMVVSHLGDKYNAYHYTLHKRYLKYASHEEAVRGGTDMVSRPVWEKLCERWASPTFKEKSKTNSSNRKKLKVKHTGGRKSFIRILEEKRALALDMIAFYKETHWSTRKGQFINADTEHKYNLMVERLAEKDSEEDVVEAAESIFKEVLGQRSGYAQGMGHMVIPDPSPAMKNSRAFIRLAEENQRHKSEAEMYKSKLDQMMGDIAALRQNFSEHEKLLMSYRQSELERGSESHRETHEDA, from the exons ATGAGGGTGAGGTCAGTGAAGTTTCGGGGGGGCCGAGTCCCACACGGTCCAGCTGTCATTGCTAGCAGCTTAGAAGCAGAAGTGTTGCCACCGAGAACCACACTGCGGGACGAGCCAGATTCAAACGAATCAACGCAGGATGTTGGAGGTGCGGGGGCACAAGAGGCTTTGGTTTTAGCAGACATTGGACAGGGGCAGCAAGAAAATG ATCGACCTAGCAAGAAACGGGGAAGAGGGCCAGCTAAGGGCACGTTATTTGACCGACTTAGGAAGGTCGGTAAGATCCCTCTGGTTATACAAGAAGGTCATCGAGGGCCATCATGTGAGAATGCATCAATATTCACGGGCCGATTGACATGGATTATTAAGGTACATGCCGACATGAGGCATGCTAGTTGGAGTTTAGTACCTGAAGACGAAAAGCAAGAGCTCATTGACCGTGTTAGG GCAGATTTTGTTCTCGATTGGTCGAGAGACAACCATCGTGAGATGGTTGTGTCACATTTAGGCGATAAGTATAATGCATATCATTATACACTACACAAGAGGTATTTGAAATATGCATCACACGAAGAGGCCGTACGGGGTGGGACGGACATGGTCTCCAGACCGGTATGGGAAAAGCTATGTGAACGGTGGGCAAGTCCAACATTCAAG GAGAAGTCCAAAACAAACAGTTCAAATAGGAAAAAACTCAAAGTCAAACATACCGGTGGGCGTAAATCCTTTATAAGGATATTAGAGGAGAAG AGGGCATTGGCGCTGGATATGATAGCATTTTATAAAGAAACACATTGGTCAACACGAAAAGGTCAATTCATCAATGCAGATACTGAACACAAATAT aaTTTAATGGTCGAGAGGTTAGCTGAGAAAGATAGTGAGGAGGATGTAGTCGAAGCAGCTGAGAGCATCTTCAAAGAAGTGTTGGGACAAAGATCTGGTTATGCTCAAGGGATGGGGCATATGGTGATTCCGGACCCCTCTCCTGCAATGAAGAATAGTCGAGCATTTATTCGTCTAGCGGAGGAGAATCAACGCCACAAGAGTGAGGCTGAAATGTACAAGAGCAAGCTAGATCAAATGATGGGTGATATTGCTGCATTGAGGCAGAATTTTTCTGAGCATGAGAAACTGTTAATGAGCTATCGCCAAAGTGAGTTAGAGAGAGGAAGtgagtctcatagagagactcaTGAAGATGCTTAG